The nucleotide sequence AAGAATTTACTTGACTATTAAGTCCACCATCACACTCTGAACTTGTCTCtgaacagaaaacacattttgtaattTCCTATGTGGAAGTGTGTTAAAGGTTCAAAGTACTGCTACTGTTTTTCTACGAGTCTGTGCTTTATGCAGGTGTTATTCAACATTAAATGCAAATCCAATGGCTCCTTTCCAAATGTGGAGAGTCCATTCTGCAGCAACAGCTACAAGGCAGTCAGTCAGTGATCATAAAGTTCCTTCATTTCCTTCAGAACCTTGATGCTCTCACTGTATCTCAGCTGGTTCTTATTGGAGCACTCCTTCCACCTAAAACCAAGaacaaaaaggttttttaaatacaaaactatTATAAGCAGTGATGGCTGCTGGAAACAAATGCGGGTGGGGCGTGTACTAGTGTGCAAATATTGTGCTGGCTTCAATACAGTAAAGTGTATTGAGTCACTGGgattctttttaaataacatttattctattaaaaatgAGATTGTTGGCATCCTCGCAAACAGGATTACTTCATTCTCAGTAAGTGGAGCAACATTAGAGGTAAGAATAGAATCTGAGGCCTCGTTTATTAAACATTGCGTAGGgtccatactaaaagtgtatgtacgccaacaaacaaaaaattgtgTATGCCTCCCAAAAAAAGATAATTCATATTTACAAAACCCATGTGCATGCTCATCAGCATGCAATTTCCCGTTATGGATCACAGCTACATTTGAATGTTTGGATAAAAAGTCCcacctcatgttctgccctGTACAAACACCACATTCAACCATAAATTGACAATGCAAAGCATCTCATAAATGTTAATGTGTGTCAAAAGCAGTCCGCTGATCAttgttataaaataaataaatatttccctttacagtccaacagaggggaaatttgtttctttgttcaaGTCATCCGCTagagagcagtgggctgccacacCAAGTGGCACCTGGAAAGCAATCTatacattttctgcttttaaattcaaacaagacagaagttgtctttgaaaaagtaacagctttgtcaatcacttaatctggatggcattaaattgtcCTCAggtaacaaaagtaaaaaaccttggtgttctTTTTGACTTGGCCATGTCATTTAATGCCCCgctaagtaacatttttatcttaatatatCCTCTTCAAAGTCCCTGTGATTTAATCTAAGTGTTTATGAGACGATTGAGGGGTCTGTCATTTCCCCTTAGTGTCTATGGCTGAAAAACCACACTTTCAACTCTCGGAGCGGCGAACCAGAGGCGGTCTTGCTGCTCCGTTCTAGTTCTCGCGGTAAGACAAACAGTTTTACGGCAGCGCAATGTAAGGCCACCGGCATCAATAGCAGTGTTACCAAGTCTGTTTATTATAAGCGACGTCAggtgtattttaatttaaagtctGTGGTTTACTGGGGTGTTTTGTCCATGAAGCaactatttatataaataaaccagCTCAAGCTGAGCTACAGAGTGTCGGTGACTCTAGCCACTATCCTTCAGCATACACACATTTCTCTCACTTCCTTCTTGTCTCCCTCCCTTTCCTAAATAAAAATAGACTCACCCACACTGCGTTACGCTGGGCTCACAGTGAGCAGCCAGGTCTGTATCCGTCTGAGTAGCATttgtctctctctgtttctagCTGCTGTGAGGGACAGTTTGCTGTAGCTGTGGGGTGGGGGGAACGCAGTGGGGAGCGTTTATGACGCTATTTTAAAAGGTTCCTGTGTGAGGACTGCCACTCGAAAAGTACTTATGgctttaaatcccatattaaactaACCTGACTCTGGCCAGATGGATGTTGTTCTATAGAGCTCCACATGGCGtcaacacatccatctggaatcgctgccattggggaGAGATtacaataccacataaaatgggcgggccaatcaggatcgccagGCGAAATTTTTTGTACGTGtcacgtatcagagaagcgactatttggattcagacaatggCAGCTCGCAgtgaggaagcaagcggtaacattgatgctgccatTTCATCAGCGTTGTCCACTCTACTgtatattaattctttaaaagaacacaagagaacggctttgaaggcttttgttggtggaaacgatgttttcgcccttctcccgaccgggtttggcaagagcttgtagcCCGTCAGTAAAGAGGATGGACAAGTAGTTTATCCCATCAAAtccaaggatttttgataaggtccctccttctgaaatacatcatcaatgcaatcccagatggatgtgtggagctcagtggaacaaaatccatctggcggggGAGTTAATTTTGAACAGGTTTGTAGAATTTCCCTATTTCACCTtcagaatattgccaaaattgcaaatattctgtccaggagcgatgctgaaaaactattccatgcatttgttatttcaaggctggactattgtaattctccACTATCAGGACTACCATAAGATGCAGGTCAAAGCCTGGTCCACCTGCCCTACTCATCTCCACCCCGCACAGATTATTTTCGCCTGCTTTAGAGATTCACCCGACCTAAAAAGGCCTGGAAGAGGGACACGCTTCCTGGGTATTGCTTTAGCCCCCCACGTCCTGTCCTCCACCCCCAGTTGACactaaagaaatctgtgagaaacAGTAAATGATCAAAATAGCCTACATCAttataaattaaacataaacaaaatataataaatagtGTTTCTATATGTGTACATGGAAGTTTATCTTGGATATTTTTGAGGAATAATTcgggataaatatctggataacacatctaataataaaataaagcagagcCTGTTTGAACTCTGTCTGCTTTGAAACTGTGTGGAGTATCGCTGCGGTTCCCGGGGCAAACTGCTCCTTCCTCAGGCTGTTGTCAGTGACAGAGTTAATATTAACACCTGTATATGAGATCGTTTGTCTCAGTCATTGCAGAGGCGAGGAGaattctttaataaaaaaaaaagattttaaccgcattaaaacaatttttatcGGTTTGATTTTGCAGGACTCACAGACTGCGGACACCGGTGACAGCGGCAAGGATTGACCGCGCTCGAGGTCCCTGGAGCCGCTGTAGGTGCCAGGAACAGACCGGTCCTTCTTACGGCTGTTTTCAGTCACGGAGTTAATCAACTCTGTGactaaatattaatatttacacatttatacaAGATCTTTGGTCCTAAAACACACAGAAGTGAGCGGAGCCGTGTGTTACGCAGCCATTACGAGGCAGTGGAAGTGGGACTTTAgtttgtgaggcagacaccccgtctacttttaagacaagGTGTAAAACCTTTTCTGATAAAGCTTACAGTTTGTAGTTACTGTATGCCCTGTcctatagttagagtggcttggACTATCCTGACCAATCACTGTAGCTGTATTCTCCAACAGGCTTAAGCTGTTGGAGGACATAAAGCCCACTTTCCCCCAGTCTactacattctcctactactatgacatttaaacttttattttatgatgtctttttatcttcatagtaacTACATCTGACCTGATGTAGTGTTTAGCTCTGACGCCATCCTGGAAGGCGGCATCAGCTCAACTGCAGCTGCACGCTTTGTGTTCTCCTATAAAGGATACTGTTGGCCCTGTCTTAGACTAGTTGCAATCTGTTGGGTTTATTAAGAAATTAATTTTACTAATCTGTCTTTATGGCttgattgaactgactttgtaaagtgtattgagttgatgtgttgtgaaatggcattataaacaatgaactAAATTGAAACTAGAGGTTAggtattaaaaacacaacaaacttgACTTGGATATGAGTCCCTTTCCCGCTGCTTGATTGCAAGTCTGGTTGATCCGATTCAAGttcttttatctgttttttcctCCAGCGATAGCTtttgaaaattattattttgtaaataatgaACAGAATTTTCTGTTGTTGTGGCATTCCCTCCTCCCTGGTTGTATTCTGACTGTTTGGTTTGCATTCGTCCGTCTATATGAGATTTATGCTCACGCGTTTAAGCTACCAGAGGTGTGACATTGAACTAAAACCGGTATAGTTCAATTTACCTGATATCcaaatgtcattatttaattggatgaagaatgacagaAAGTGGTGATTGGCCAAAGGCGCAGAGAACTGCCTCGCAAGGAGAATCTTTACATGACCAATTAGAGGCCAGCATGGAATCACAGGTAAGCCAAAAAAGTAAGGacgtaaacacacacacacacacacacacacacacccctcttTCTGGCATCTGTCACCATTTAAATGTATGAATTTAGACCtgcacaaaacaacaaataaattcaACCAAATAAATCCAAATGGATGGGAATgttagcaaaataaataaatcatactCTGACATTTTATGAGAACAGatgtaataattactttttactttgtgATTTGTTTATCATCTACACTTTTTTCCTGCAACTTTAATGAGCCTCTAGCGCCCCCTATTGACAAGCTGCCACTGATTTTAaggcaaacattttattaatagtgtgctttattttatcattgttCATAgatgccttttattttatttttctttataaaaagcATGCAGGTTTTAAGTTATGTTAAAGGGTCTGCAGTGTGTAAAAATGGGTGACGCTTAAGAcgacatttctttttaaaagaaatgttgaaCACTGTAATTTCTCATGTTTTACCCccaaaaatgtacacaaatagtTACTATAACCCAGGGAGTGGTGGCATTAGAGAGCAACGTGCTTGCTTTCTGGAGATGCTGCAATGTtatgggtttgaatcccacaaactgccattctgggtccctgagcaagacccttagcccagAATGCGCCCTGGGAGCTGCAGTGGCAGCCCGATGCTCGCTAAGGCATGAgttttcattggaatgtatgttgtaATGACAGTAAAGATCATTTTTATTAACAGAGTTTAAAGTTTTATCCCCCTTTCTTGCCCCTCCCCTTATTTCAGTTAGTGAATTACAGTGAAAAAGGAGCATTGTGGAAGCTCTAAAGGGTTCCCATAATTAGATTTTCTACTTGAAGCAACTTTTATCACTTATGATGTGTAGGCATCATGGGAAAACCATTTCGTTAGCAGATCTTCATGTGTGAGGAAGTTACttctcaaacacaaaacaagactAGACAGTAGAGCAAATCGACAAACATGGGAATCAAATGATAGCTTTCTgttgttggcgagacgctaccgccaccgcctcgccatgcagcggccgccgcggtagcctctcgccaacataaaaaaaatatataaaaaattatatataataataataataataataataataataataaaactcgatatgcttgcatgtttatttgacgttaacacgcggttctttgttgctttcgcgcgtgcatatagtgaatggcagggcaaaaacacatggagttctcgccgtaaagcgagacttctgtgtgtgcgggccgtaagctcttgcaattgcaagtgcggtatttcccccacagacccccagggtggccgagaaaacctttgttcgacctgaaatgactcatttaatcatccaaaacggtatggaacacattaattaactgaaaaatgttgcatagtatgcctttaaatgatagctttgtgtaaaaaaaaaaaaaaaaaaaaaaaaaaaaaaaaggcacaaagaACTCACAATTTGATTTGTCCATGTAAATATGTcttagcaaaaaacaaacaaatggagCATCTAAAACTTACTTTTGTCTTATCTTTTTCCAACGTTCCATGTGGTCACTTATGAGCGCCCCTGATACAGGAACATCTGTCAACTGTGGACAGAGAGTGACTTTATTCACAGTTAACATGTACAGTATCTAAAAGTAAGTGCATCCTTCACATTTTTACAAAGATTTTATCATGGGACACCACTGAAGAAATGACGCTTTGATACAATGTATAAAATTGTAACTTTGCTGCCCCCACAAAATAACTTAGGCTATGAAGAAGATTGCCAGTATCCTGAAACTGAGCTGCAGCACGGTGGCCAACAGCATACAGCGGTTTAACAGAAGGTCCACTAAGAACAGACCTTGCCATGGTCGACCGAAAAAGTTGACGGCACGTGTTCAGTGTCGTAATCGAAGGATGTCTTTTGAAAACAGACATACGACTGCTGGCAGCGTTGCTGCGGAGGTTGAAGGGGTGGTTGGGTCAGTGCGTTAGTGCTCAGACCACACGCCGCACACTGCATCCAATTGGAAGCCCCTCCTAAAGATGATGCAAAAGAAAGTCTACAAACAGTTTGAACACAAGCAGACTAAGGACTTGGATACTGGAACCAGGTCCTGTGGTCTGACGAGACCAAGATGAAATGATTTGGTTCAGATAGTGTCAAATGTGTGTTGTACTCCCCAGGTGAGGAGTACAAAGACAAGTGTATCTTGCCTACAGTTGAGCATGGTGGTGGGACTGTCGTGGTTTGGTGCTGCCGGCTGGGAGGAGCTACAGTTCATTGAGGGAACCATAAAGGCCCACATGTATTGTGACGTACTGAAGCAGAACATGACCCCCCCTCCCTTCAGAAACTGAACCACAGGGAAGTATTCCAACATGATAACGACCCCAAACACACCTTCAAGACGTCCACTGCCCTTGCTAAAGAAAATGAGGGTAAAGATGCTGGACTGGCCAAGCATGTTGCAGACGTAAACACTATCGAGCATCTATGGAAATGGATGGTGAAGGAAATCAAGGTCTCCGACATCCAGCAGCTCCGTGATCTCGTCTTAGAAGAGGACTTCAGGGGCAACCTGTGAGGCTCTAGTGAACTCCAAGCTCAAGAGAATTAAGgctgtgctgtaaaataatgGTGGTCacacaaaatatttgtttttcttttggcacATTTTTACTTGGgggtgtactcacttttgttGCCAGCAGTTTAGCTATCGATGGCTAtgtgttgagttattttgaggTGACAGCAAATTTAAACCGTTATACAAGCTGTGCGTTGCCTAATATACATTCTATCAAAGTGTCATAACTTTGGTGTTCttgcataaaaacataaaatattgaGAAAAATATGTGAGGAGTGTACCCACTTTTGTGAGATACTGTAGGTAAAGATCTGGATTGTCATGTTGCAGtaaaatttaaagaaagtaaGTTGAAAATCATATTATTTTAGAACCTTGGAAATTGTGACCTTCTCAGTCTGTGGGATCCTGAGGTTGATGGGTTCACCAGAGGAGCTAACTGCACAGGCAGATGGAGGGGGAAGTCGATACACATTCTGACCTTTGCCATTCATCATATCtgggacctaaaaaaaaaaaaaaaaaaagtaaattaaataattatgtttAACAAGTTTTCTTAcaagttatttttatgttaaaatgcaAAGATGAACTTTAACAAATTTGACATCTTTAGTGGGCTTACTATATAACACTATAAATactatttatacttttttattatttgctctaCTTTAGATGAAACTAGAACTGTatcaatactaaaaaaaatggtttatttagagcAGATATTACATGCTACCTTTAAAAACCTGATGCAACATGGGTTTTGAATCAAATTTAAagcaatttttatatatttagtaaattaagaaaaaagaaactagTTCCACAATTCCTAGTTcaactggataaaaaaaatctgtctaaTTTGCACATGTTGCTTGTATGAGGACTAAGGCATAGAAAGCATTTTTTGATAATGCTTGTATATGatagacaaaataaaagtaatataaCAAACTTCTTCACAGTCCCACCTCCTCCTCCGTTATGCTTTGTGGGGAGCTCGGAGAAGCCACTGGCTCCCTATGGGAAGGATTGTTTCTCATCCAGGCACGGCAGATTGGATACAGTGGGGTGCTGGTGTTGAACTGAGCTAAATCCACACTGCGATCAAACAACTTAATAATATACGcatctaaatgaaaaaaattaaattaggacagaaaatacaaggacaattaaaaagacacaaattgcaataaatacataaatgtatCCAAATTAAATAAGAAACAATTAATATAAATCTAActctttcattgttttaataGCTGCGCTGAATTTACTCTGTTTATGTTGATTGGTCTCTGGTATGCCCTCGTCCATCTCCTTTCGCTTCTTCCTCCGGTGCTGTGGAAATCTTGCTGAAGGTCTAAagaacaggggggaaaaaaaatcaaaactcaTACTACAGATTGGGACTTCTGTCTGGCAAAATCACAAACATATACGGTATGATAAATTATACCCGGTTGCTAAAATATAGCTAGacataaaagggagaaaagtaGGTATGTACATCAAAACAGACATTTACCTTTTTCCAGCAGATGATGGAGACAAATCTCTAAAAAGCGCAGACAGACCATTTGGTGACTATGTTGTACAATACTGATACAAAGTTGCAATAATGTGATTACAGTAACACTAAATTAAAGCATAATAATGCGTAATATTTTGTGGTCCATACTTGTTTAAAGAGTCCACTGACAACTTTCCTGGATCTTCATTTGGTTCTCTGCAAAGCAAAGCAGTTCTTAATAATCAAAGTGCTCACAATTGTCTTAATCAACATATTGATAAGAAGTATTTTACAAACCTTTCATTTTCACTCTTTTCTACAAGACCCTTGAGCACAGCATCCAACCTGCCACGTGCACCTGTGCTGTCCGAATCTGAAgcagcaaaattatttataaaacacaaaaaattatcAAACACGTTCATGTTTACTCTGTGATATTAATAAATTCAGCATTTTAGCAGAGGTAAAAACAGGAATTTATGATTCAAATACGGAATGTTATACATTAGTTTAAAAACTTTTACCCATCATGAAATGCTTAcacaaataatgttattttaataaaatattcttgctaaaacacaaaaatacccAATGTGAACTTCATTTTGTGGTTCTTAGCACCTTTACTACGTATTAATATTATGAATGCAGTGTTTATTGTCTTACCTGGCCTCTCTGTCTTTATCTTGACGTGATGCATTTTATTCAATATACTCTTATGGGCTCGTCAAGAAATCCCAGCCTTAAAAACAGCTGCTTTTCTACCTCTTACCGAGGTATACGGGGTCTTTGAGCTAACAACGACCTCTTGTTGATTGCTTGGTAATAACAACGTTAGCCAGTTAGCTACGGTTAGCTGTTAAAACCAGTTAGCCACCCTTCGGCATTAGCGTCAAAAACTGTTAAAACGAGTCCGAAATTATAGATACACATACCTATACTAAACATTCACTGTTCGAGGTAACCAACAGTGACTAGATATTTTTACTTATAACTATCTTACTGCGTTTATTATTGTATCGGAAAGTAAAAGGTTTTAGCTCAACTGCCGTTGCTAAGTTAGCTTGTTTTTGACAAGCTCGAATCCTTTGC is from Fundulus heteroclitus isolate FHET01 chromosome 3, MU-UCD_Fhet_4.1, whole genome shotgun sequence and encodes:
- the lin37 gene encoding protein lin-37 homolog isoform X1; this encodes MHHVKIKTERPDSDSTGARGRLDAVLKGLVEKSENEREPNEDPGKLSVDSLNKDLSPSSAGKRPSARFPQHRRKKRKEMDEGIPETNQHKQNAYIIKLFDRSVDLAQFNTSTPLYPICRAWMRNNPSHREPVASPSSPQSITEEEVPDMMNGKGQNVYRLPPPSACAVSSSGEPINLRIPQTEKVTISKLTDVPVSGALISDHMERWKKIRQKWKECSNKNQLRYSESIKVLKEMKELYDH
- the lin37 gene encoding protein lin-37 homolog isoform X2 yields the protein MHHVKIKTERPDSDSTGARGRLDAVLKGLVEKSENEREPNEDPGKLSVDSLNKDLSPSSAGKRPSARFPQHRRKKRKEMDEGIPETNQHKQNAYIIKLFDRSVDLAQFNTSTPLYPICRAWMRNNPSHREPVASPSSPQSITEEEVPDMMNGKGQNVYRLPPPSACAVSSSGEPINLRIPQTEKLTDVPVSGALISDHMERWKKIRQKWKECSNKNQLRYSESIKVLKEMKELYDH